In the genome of Macadamia integrifolia cultivar HAES 741 unplaced genomic scaffold, SCU_Mint_v3 scaffold420, whole genome shotgun sequence, one region contains:
- the LOC122068540 gene encoding uncharacterized protein At2g29880-like has protein sequence MSTSKQAVNETAKWSQANVDTLIVLMVEEVKKGNRTTSTFNKAGWNNIANNFKEKIGVNYAIIQLKNKVNKLRQDYSQFKKLLETTGFGWDTASRTCTVDDESIWESHIKDNPTWHDLRSMDYHNGQNYVWYLVIHMQTAKEVGLKQPCWKLWRPMMIGI, from the exons atgtCAACTTCAAAACAAGCAGTTAATGAGACTGCAAAATGGAGCCAAGCAAATGTAGACACCCTTATTGTTCTGATGGTAGAGGAagttaagaaaggaaataggacTACTTCGACTTTTAATAAAGCTGGTTGGAACAACATTGCCaataacttcaaagaaaaaattgggGTCAACTATGCCATTATACAGTTGAAGAACAAAGTGAACAAACTGAGGCAGGATTATAGTCAGTTTAAGAAGCTATTGGAGACAACTGGTTTTGGTTGGGATACTGCTTCAAGAACTTgtactgttgatgatgaatccatCTGGGAATCGCATATTAAG gatAACCCTACTTGGCACGATTTAAGAAGCATGGACTACCACAATGGCCAGAACTATGTATGGTATTTGGTGATACATATGCAGACGGCGAAGGAAGTGGGACTCAAACAACCATGTTGGAAACTTTGGCGGCCGATGATGATAGGAATATGA